Proteins from a single region of Apium graveolens cultivar Ventura chromosome 7, ASM990537v1, whole genome shotgun sequence:
- the LOC141675239 gene encoding transcription factor TCP20-like, whose amino-acid sequence MKNSETRIMVSDKEEGKKQLQVAPKRTSNKDRHTKVEGRGRRIRMPALCAARIFQLTRELGHKSDGETIQWLLQQAEPSIIATTGTGTIPASAMVATGSSVSQHGVSVSVPSSGLYPKFNDLGRAHVGAPGLWHPGSSTSHLGHDNSSYLQYMGVNPAMNFTSLMGATSQHLPGLELGLSHDGVLNSQALSQIYQQMGQPRVQQQHQHQDQQHQQQSSKDDSQESG is encoded by the coding sequence ATGAAAAATTCAGAAACTAGAATCATGGTTTCTGATAAAGAAGAGGGAAAGAAACAATTACAAGTAGCACCAAAAAGAACATCAAACAAAGACAGACATACAAAAGTTGAAGGCAGAGGAAGAAGAATAAGGATGCCAGCTTTATGTGCAGCTAGAATCTTTCAACTAACCAGAGAATTGGGTCACAAATCTGATGGAGAAACCATACAGTGGCTACTTCAACAGGCTGAACCATCTATTATTGCCACCACGGGGACTGGAACTATACCTGCATCAGCTATGGTAGCAACAGGgtcctctgtttctcaacatgGGGTGTCTGTATCTGTGCCATCATCAGGTTTGTATCCAAAGTTCAATGATTTAGGGAGAGCCCATGTGGGTGCACCAGGGTTATGGCACCCTGGTTCATCAACTAGTCATTTGGGTCATGATAATTCTAGTTATTTGCAATATATGGGAGTTAATCCTGCTATGAACTTTACTTCACTCATGGGTGCAACTAGTCAGCATCTGCCTGGTTTGGAGCTTGGTTTGTCACATGATGGGGTTTTAAATTCTCAAGCCTTGAGCCAGATTTACCAACAGATGGGTCAGCCTAGAGTTCAGCAACAGCATCAGCATCAAGATCAGCAGCATCAGCAGCAATCTTCCAAGGATGATTCTCAAGAGTCTGGATAA
- the LOC141672922 gene encoding large ribosomal subunit protein eL8y-like has product MAPKKGVKLSVAAKKKTDKVMNPLFEKRPKQFGIGGAIPPKRDMHRFVRWPKVVQIQRKRMILKQRLKVPPALNQFTKTLDKNLATNLFKMLLKYRPEDKAAKKERLLKKAQAETEGKTIESKKPIVVKYGLNHVTYLIEQNKAQLVVIAHDVDPIELVVWLPALCRKMEIPYCIVKGKARLGTIVHKKTASVLCLTTVKNEDKMEFSKILEAIKANFNDKYEEYRKKWGGGIMGSKSQAKTRAKERILAKEAAQRMN; this is encoded by the exons ATG GCTCCCAAGAAAGGTGTTAAGCTTTCTGTAGCAGCCAAAAAGAAGACG GATAAGGTGATGAATCCTTTATTTGAGAAGCGGCCTAAGCAGTTTGGGATTGGAGGGGCAATTCCCCCAAAGAGGGATATGCACAGATTCGTGAGATGGCCAAAGGTGGTTCAAATTCAAAGGAAGAGGATGATCCTCAAGCAGCGCTTGAAGGTCCCACCTGCTTTGAATCAGTTTACCAAGACACTTGACAAGAACCTTG CCACAAACTTGTTTAAGATGCTTCTCAAGTATAGGCCTGAAGATAAGGCTGCAAAGAAAGAGCGTCTGCTGAAAAAAGCTCAGGCTGAGACTGAAGGGAAAACAATTGAATCGAAGAAGCCTATCGTTGTCAAATATGGTCTGAACCATGTTACCTACCTAATTGAGCAG AATAAAGCACAACTGGTAGTTATCGCTCATGATGTGGATCCTATCGAGCTTGTTGTCTGGCTTCCTGCCCTCTGCCGAAAGATGGAAATCCCCTACTGCATTGTGAAGGGTAAAGCACGATTAGGAACA ATTGTGCACAAGAAAACTGCTTCTGTTTTGTGCCTGACCACTGTGAAAAATGAAGACAAGATGGAATTCAGCAAGATATTGGAAGCGATAAAG GCTAACTTTAATGATAAATATGAGGAGTACCGCAAGAAGTGGGGAGGCGGTATTATGGGTTCAAAGTCGCAAGCCAAAACAAGGGCGAAAGAGAGGATCCTTGCCAAGGAAGCTGCCCAGAGGATGAACTAG